A stretch of the Sorangium aterium genome encodes the following:
- a CDS encoding DUF4190 domain-containing protein: MSHAFGPTQPPPNRDANEPPAALRDVQTAALPFENEPPAGAPPCDPVAARVALVPAAAQLSRAQAARLIIQDPYLTPPPPPERRQLSTLAVSSVVAALFGPLGAIAAIAFGWAARREIEQAPAVRRGYALASVGLALGVLLTLCWSSAIGFGVWMWSTHRTGETASAIPEGEASPEPASTASPSMPLPEAPPPAAQPSGSVPQHTTHRRVGGVLIVDIGVDVSVLSEELAKQRAEAYAQGEKVLVMTTSDPCEPCRGVDRALADPLMQTALRSVRLVRVDIDLFKEDLDQIKVPRRLYPGFFLLSPDLSPQDGINGGEWDDDIARNIAPVLGAFVRGQYTTRRQPWNPLPGSGMRL, encoded by the coding sequence GTGAGCCACGCATTCGGCCCGACTCAGCCACCGCCGAACCGCGATGCGAACGAGCCGCCTGCAGCGCTCAGGGACGTGCAGACGGCCGCCCTGCCCTTCGAAAACGAGCCGCCTGCCGGCGCGCCGCCCTGCGACCCCGTCGCGGCGCGCGTCGCGCTCGTGCCGGCCGCAGCCCAGCTGAGCCGCGCGCAGGCGGCGCGGCTGATCATCCAGGATCCCTACCTCACGCCGCCGCCCCCGCCGGAGCGACGGCAGCTCTCCACGCTGGCCGTGAGCTCGGTCGTCGCGGCGCTGTTCGGGCCGCTCGGGGCGATCGCCGCGATCGCCTTCGGCTGGGCGGCGCGCCGCGAGATCGAGCAGGCCCCGGCCGTGCGCAGGGGGTACGCGCTCGCCAGCGTCGGGCTCGCGCTCGGCGTCCTGCTCACCCTCTGCTGGAGCTCGGCGATCGGCTTCGGCGTGTGGATGTGGAGCACCCATCGCACCGGAGAGACGGCCTCCGCCATCCCGGAGGGGGAGGCCTCGCCGGAGCCGGCGAGCACGGCGTCGCCGTCGATGCCGCTGCCGGAGGCGCCTCCCCCGGCGGCGCAGCCGAGCGGCAGCGTCCCTCAGCACACGACCCACCGGCGCGTCGGGGGGGTCTTGATCGTCGATATCGGCGTCGACGTCTCCGTGCTCAGCGAGGAGCTCGCCAAGCAGCGCGCGGAGGCGTACGCCCAGGGCGAGAAGGTCCTCGTGATGACGACGAGCGATCCCTGCGAGCCGTGCCGCGGGGTCGACCGCGCGCTCGCCGATCCGCTGATGCAGACGGCCCTCCGGAGCGTGCGGCTCGTGCGCGTGGACATCGATCTCTTCAAGGAGGACCTCGACCAGATCAAGGTGCCGCGGCGGCTCTATCCGGGCTTCTTCCTGCTCTCGCCGGATCTCTCCCCGCAGGACGGGATCAACGGCGGCGAGTGGGACGACGACATCGCGCGCAACATCGCGCCCGTGCTCGGGGCGTTCGTGCGGGGCCAGTACACGACCCGCCGGCAGCCGTGGAACCCGCTGCCCGGCTCGGGCATGCGGCTCTGA
- a CDS encoding dihydroorotase: protein MAAIGSPPPLLLFVGVRAVDPAQQLDDVIDVVVEDGVITRAGRGAATDELRRADRAEIIQGDGLLLLPAFVDLHAHLREPGQEYKEDIASGLAAAAAGGFAHVCAMPNTRPVNDTRSITEAMIARARAIGGPALHPIGAITMGQKGAELTEMADLKDAGAVAVSDDGRCVTSSSVMRRALEYAKTFDLTIIQHAEDHALTDGAQMHEGAISTRLGLRGWPRVAEDIIVARDVLLAEATGARYHVAHISSLGAVRILREAKARGIAVTAEVTPHHLTLTDAAVLGYDTACKVNPPLREQADVDALREALADGTIDAVATDHAPHSTLEKDCEFAEASPGLIGLELVVPVLLDLVRQGALPLGRLVDALTRAPARIARLEAPTIKAGARAELCLVDPNLSFVLDPARLRSKSKNTPFLGRQLTGRVKMTLASGRVVFVDGEGAAT, encoded by the coding sequence ATGGCGGCCATCGGCTCACCTCCTCCTCTCCTTCTCTTCGTCGGCGTGCGCGCCGTCGACCCGGCCCAACAGCTCGACGACGTGATCGATGTCGTCGTGGAAGACGGCGTCATCACCCGGGCGGGACGCGGCGCAGCGACCGACGAGCTGCGCCGCGCCGACCGGGCCGAGATCATCCAGGGCGATGGGCTCCTGCTCCTCCCCGCGTTCGTCGACCTCCACGCCCACCTCCGCGAGCCCGGGCAGGAGTACAAGGAAGACATCGCCTCCGGGCTGGCCGCCGCGGCGGCCGGCGGCTTCGCCCACGTGTGCGCGATGCCGAACACGCGGCCCGTCAACGACACCCGCTCCATCACCGAGGCCATGATCGCGCGAGCCCGCGCGATCGGGGGGCCCGCGCTCCACCCCATCGGCGCGATCACGATGGGCCAGAAGGGCGCCGAGCTCACCGAGATGGCCGATCTCAAGGACGCCGGCGCCGTGGCGGTCTCCGACGACGGCCGCTGCGTGACGTCGAGCTCCGTCATGCGCCGCGCGCTCGAGTACGCGAAGACCTTCGATCTCACGATCATCCAGCACGCCGAGGACCACGCGCTCACCGACGGGGCGCAGATGCACGAGGGGGCGATTTCGACGCGGCTCGGCCTCCGGGGCTGGCCGCGCGTGGCGGAGGACATCATCGTCGCGCGCGACGTGCTGCTCGCCGAGGCCACCGGCGCGCGCTACCACGTCGCGCACATCTCGTCGCTCGGGGCGGTCCGCATCCTCCGCGAGGCGAAGGCCCGCGGCATCGCCGTGACCGCCGAGGTGACGCCCCACCACCTGACGCTCACCGACGCCGCCGTGCTCGGCTACGACACGGCGTGCAAGGTCAACCCGCCCCTGCGTGAGCAGGCGGACGTCGACGCGCTCCGCGAGGCGCTCGCGGACGGCACCATCGACGCGGTCGCCACCGACCACGCGCCCCACTCCACGCTCGAGAAGGACTGCGAGTTCGCCGAGGCGTCGCCCGGCCTCATCGGCCTCGAGCTCGTCGTCCCGGTCCTGCTCGACCTCGTCCGGCAGGGCGCCCTCCCCCTCGGCCGGCTCGTCGACGCCCTCACCCGCGCCCCCGCCCGCATCGCGCGGCTCGAGGCGCCCACGATCAAGGCCGGCGCCCGCGCCGAGCTCTGCCTCGTGGATCCGAACCTGAGCTTCGTGCTCGACCCGGCGCGCCTGCGCTCGAAGAGCAAGAACACGCCGTTCCTCGGACGGCAGCTCACGGGCCGCGTCAAGATGACGCTCGCCTCGGGGCGGGTCGTCTTCGTCGACGGCGAAGGAGCGGCGACATGA
- the rimO gene encoding 30S ribosomal protein S12 methylthiotransferase RimO, producing MSSRKVHFVSLGCPKNRVDSEVMLGVARAAGYAHVDDAAEAEVIVVNTCGFIGEAKKESIDAIFEMAQHKEHGSCKRLVVAGCLSQRHPDELAREMPEVDHFLGSSDMLKLGRVLAGGAERMLVGNPAEWLIHAGDPRTLSTPGGSAYVKIAEGCNRTCSFCVIPDLRGAQRSRPIPDVVREVEQLAAAGVREINLISQDTIAYGRDAAGRAEDGARATLAQLVERVADVPGVRWVRLFYLYPEKMTDDLVELLAGHPRVVPYVDMPLQHAADAMLKRMRRGHGGDRLRRVVSTLREHVPDLTFRTAFIVGHPGETDAEFEELCDFVRWAEFERVGVFRYSDEEASRSHELEGKVPARTAASRYRRLMTLQRRISHKKSAAMIGRELEVLVEGTSDEHEYVLMGRHAGQAPEIDGQVYLSGGEVRPGQMCRVRITQASDYDLVGELLDDEESGRGAGLPPAADLGAATAKRRVALRVLQTDGRERQQN from the coding sequence ATGAGCTCGCGCAAGGTCCATTTCGTCAGCCTCGGCTGCCCCAAGAACCGCGTCGACTCCGAGGTGATGCTCGGCGTCGCCCGCGCGGCCGGCTACGCGCACGTCGACGACGCGGCCGAGGCCGAGGTGATCGTCGTCAACACCTGCGGCTTCATCGGCGAGGCGAAGAAGGAGTCGATCGACGCCATCTTCGAGATGGCGCAGCACAAGGAGCACGGCAGCTGCAAGCGCCTGGTCGTGGCCGGCTGCCTGTCGCAGCGCCACCCCGACGAGCTCGCCCGCGAGATGCCCGAGGTCGATCACTTCCTCGGGTCGAGCGACATGCTCAAGCTCGGCCGGGTGCTCGCGGGCGGCGCCGAGCGGATGCTCGTCGGCAACCCCGCCGAGTGGCTGATCCACGCCGGCGATCCGCGCACCCTCTCGACCCCCGGCGGCAGCGCTTACGTCAAGATCGCCGAGGGCTGCAACCGCACCTGCTCGTTCTGCGTGATCCCGGACCTGCGCGGCGCGCAGCGCTCCCGGCCCATCCCGGACGTGGTGCGCGAGGTGGAGCAGCTCGCGGCGGCGGGCGTCCGCGAGATCAACCTCATCTCGCAGGACACGATCGCCTACGGCCGCGACGCGGCCGGCCGCGCCGAGGACGGCGCGCGCGCGACGCTCGCGCAGCTCGTCGAGCGGGTCGCCGACGTGCCCGGCGTGCGCTGGGTGCGGCTCTTCTACCTGTACCCCGAGAAGATGACCGACGACCTCGTCGAGCTGCTCGCCGGCCACCCGCGGGTCGTGCCCTACGTCGACATGCCGCTCCAGCACGCCGCCGACGCGATGCTGAAGCGGATGCGGCGCGGCCACGGCGGCGATCGCCTCCGCCGGGTCGTCTCCACGCTGCGCGAGCACGTCCCCGACCTCACGTTCCGCACAGCGTTCATCGTCGGCCACCCCGGCGAGACGGACGCCGAGTTCGAGGAGCTCTGCGACTTCGTGCGCTGGGCCGAGTTCGAGCGCGTCGGCGTGTTCCGCTACTCCGACGAGGAGGCGAGCCGCAGCCACGAGCTCGAGGGCAAGGTCCCCGCGCGCACGGCCGCGAGCCGCTACCGCCGCCTCATGACGCTGCAGCGCCGCATCTCGCACAAGAAGAGCGCCGCCATGATCGGCCGCGAGCTCGAGGTGCTCGTCGAGGGGACGAGCGACGAGCACGAGTACGTGCTCATGGGCCGCCACGCCGGTCAGGCGCCCGAGATCGACGGACAGGTCTACCTCTCCGGCGGCGAGGTCCGCCCCGGCCAGATGTGCCGGGTCCGGATCACGCAGGCGAGCGACTACGATCTCGTCGGCGAGCTGCTCGACGACGAGGAGAGCGGGCGCGGCGCCGGGCTCCCCCCGGCCGCGGATCTCGGCGCGGCCACGGCGAAGCGGCGCGTCGCCCTGCGCGTGCTGCAAACCGATGGACGCGAGCGCCAACAGAATTGA
- a CDS encoding sigma-54-dependent transcriptional regulator, with product MASIPPSIPQNATRVLVVDDEPGLRQVLHIAFHRQGYEVVVAPGARAAIEAIRQNPQPFPLVLTDLVMPDGSGIEVLTAAKARSNATEVIVMTAHSTVESALDAMRHGAYDFVTKPFSPAELTALAAKALEKSSIVAENQRLRAQLERLDLPSREPLGTSVAMQRIAELIAKIAPTRTTVLLTGESGTGKERVARAIHDQSDRAAKPFLVVNCGALPEALMESELFGHEKGSFTGAGARSMGLFREADGGTLLLDEIGELPAALQVKLLRVLQERKVRPVGAAAEISVDVRVLAATNRDVEAEVRQGRFRQDLYYRLNVIRIELPPLRERPGDVSRLAERFLRRFAAELGKDVRGLTTDAVRALDAYSFPGNVRELENMMERAVALAGGPTIGLGDLPGAVAGLSASPAPLLAQLPPEGCALDEVLGEVERRLILQALERTGGVRKAAAKLLGVSFRSLRYRLAKHALAADGEGDDDPEGGSRRESSPPGALQ from the coding sequence ATGGCGTCGATCCCGCCGAGCATCCCGCAGAACGCCACCCGGGTGCTGGTCGTCGATGACGAGCCGGGCCTCCGCCAGGTGCTCCACATTGCCTTCCACCGTCAGGGCTACGAGGTCGTTGTCGCGCCCGGAGCGCGCGCCGCCATCGAGGCCATCCGCCAGAACCCGCAGCCGTTCCCGCTCGTCCTCACCGACCTCGTGATGCCCGACGGCTCGGGGATCGAGGTGCTCACGGCCGCGAAGGCGCGGAGCAACGCGACCGAGGTGATCGTGATGACCGCGCACTCCACGGTGGAGAGCGCGCTCGACGCGATGCGCCACGGCGCGTACGACTTCGTGACCAAGCCGTTCTCGCCGGCGGAGCTCACGGCGCTCGCCGCGAAGGCGCTCGAGAAGAGCTCGATCGTCGCGGAGAACCAGCGGCTGCGCGCCCAGCTCGAGCGGCTCGATCTCCCGTCGCGCGAGCCGCTCGGCACGAGCGTCGCGATGCAGCGGATCGCCGAGCTGATCGCCAAGATCGCGCCGACGCGCACCACCGTGCTGCTCACGGGCGAGAGCGGGACCGGCAAGGAGCGGGTCGCCCGCGCGATCCACGACCAGAGCGATCGCGCGGCCAAGCCGTTCCTGGTGGTCAACTGCGGGGCGCTCCCGGAGGCGCTCATGGAGAGCGAGCTGTTCGGCCACGAGAAGGGCTCGTTCACGGGCGCCGGCGCGCGCTCGATGGGGCTGTTCCGGGAGGCGGACGGCGGGACGCTGCTCCTCGACGAGATCGGGGAGCTGCCGGCCGCGCTTCAGGTGAAGCTCCTCCGCGTGCTCCAGGAGCGGAAGGTCCGCCCTGTCGGCGCCGCCGCGGAGATCTCGGTGGACGTCCGGGTCCTGGCCGCGACCAACAGGGACGTGGAGGCCGAGGTCCGCCAGGGCCGGTTCCGGCAGGATCTCTATTATCGGCTGAACGTCATCCGCATCGAGCTGCCGCCGCTGCGCGAGCGCCCCGGGGACGTCTCGCGGCTCGCCGAGCGCTTCCTCCGCCGCTTCGCCGCCGAGCTCGGCAAGGACGTCCGCGGCCTCACGACGGACGCGGTGCGCGCGCTCGACGCCTACAGCTTCCCGGGCAACGTGCGCGAGCTCGAGAACATGATGGAGCGCGCGGTGGCGCTCGCCGGAGGGCCCACGATCGGCCTCGGTGACCTCCCGGGCGCCGTCGCCGGCCTCAGCGCGAGCCCGGCGCCGCTGCTCGCGCAGCTCCCGCCCGAGGGGTGCGCGCTCGACGAGGTGCTCGGCGAGGTCGAGCGCCGGCTCATCCTCCAGGCGCTCGAGCGCACCGGCGGCGTCCGCAAGGCGGCCGCCAAGCTGCTCGGCGTCTCGTTCCGGTCGCTGCGTTACCGCCTCGCCAAGCATGCCCTTGCCGCCGATGGGGAGGGAGACGACGACCCGGAGGGAGGATCCCGACGAGAATCGTCACCGCCGGGCGCCCTGCAGTGA
- a CDS encoding type IV pilin protein, translating to MRSRRRQRSAARRAFTLVELLVVVAMIGVLAAIAMVGYRRYMDAAGIAEPKAVMQGIRGAQEAYKAEMLVYLNVSQGSLDAWYPAGTLNDRKRAWGGAHPHATNWQLLNVTTDGAVRFGYATVAGDAPPFSVTPHSGFTWSGLPAGNPLADPQFAPNGPWYVVQAAGDRDSDGTLALLLTTSTMSGIYWENETE from the coding sequence ATGCGGAGCAGGCGGCGACAGCGAAGCGCAGCGAGGCGAGCGTTCACGCTCGTCGAGCTCCTCGTCGTCGTAGCGATGATCGGTGTCCTCGCGGCGATCGCCATGGTCGGATACCGCAGGTACATGGACGCGGCGGGCATCGCCGAGCCGAAGGCGGTCATGCAGGGCATCCGCGGTGCACAGGAGGCCTACAAGGCCGAGATGCTCGTGTACCTGAATGTGTCTCAGGGATCGCTCGATGCCTGGTACCCTGCGGGGACGCTCAACGATCGCAAGCGCGCGTGGGGCGGCGCTCACCCCCACGCCACGAACTGGCAGCTGCTCAACGTGACGACGGACGGCGCGGTCCGCTTCGGATACGCGACTGTGGCCGGCGACGCCCCCCCCTTCAGCGTGACGCCACACTCAGGCTTCACATGGTCGGGGCTGCCCGCTGGCAACCCGCTGGCAGATCCGCAGTTCGCGCCGAACGGCCCCTGGTACGTCGTCCAGGCGGCCGGTGATCGCGACTCGGATGGGACGTTGGCCTTGCTCCTGACGACATCCACGATGTCAGGGATCTACTGGGAGAACGAGACGGAGTGA
- a CDS encoding type IV pilin protein — MRAIKRYDRRGFTLVELMIVVAIIGVLAALAIYGVRRYLATAKTSEAKNTVGAITRGAAAAYERENAAAAILGGGATSTAASHELCDSATDPVPGTVPQGTKYQPNSAPTADFNVGTSTQGWPCLKFTMSQPIYYQYHYLRGANNPNPALTGAPLVGGGLTGFEASAIGDIDGDGTAFSGFARGGTITNGELALATQVFVNNEFE; from the coding sequence ATGCGTGCAATCAAGCGATATGACAGGAGAGGCTTCACGCTCGTCGAGCTCATGATCGTCGTCGCCATCATCGGCGTCCTCGCCGCGCTGGCGATCTACGGCGTGCGCCGGTACCTCGCGACCGCGAAGACCTCGGAGGCCAAGAACACGGTGGGCGCGATCACCCGCGGTGCGGCTGCCGCCTACGAGCGGGAGAACGCCGCCGCGGCCATCTTGGGCGGCGGCGCCACCTCGACGGCCGCAAGCCACGAGCTCTGCGACTCGGCGACCGATCCGGTTCCGGGGACCGTCCCACAGGGCACGAAATACCAGCCGAACTCGGCCCCGACGGCCGATTTCAACGTGGGCACCTCGACCCAGGGCTGGCCGTGCCTCAAGTTCACGATGTCGCAGCCGATTTACTATCAGTACCACTATCTCCGGGGTGCGAACAACCCCAACCCCGCCCTCACAGGCGCGCCCCTGGTCGGCGGCGGGCTGACCGGCTTCGAGGCGAGCGCCATCGGCGACATCGACGGCGACGGCACTGCGTTCAGCGGCTTCGCCCGCGGCGGCACGATCACCAACGGCGAGCTGGCGCTGGCCACGCAGGTCTTCGTCAACAACGAGTTCGAGTGA
- a CDS encoding type IV pilin protein yields the protein MSSTTAVRGRAFTLIEVMIVVAIAGVLAALAIFGVRSYLVTAKTAEAKQTVGAITRTAIAQYERERDVSQILAATGVASANTHLLCTSATPVPLLFASVEGKKYQPDDAPGADFNSGSTLAGWQCLGFSISQPIYFQYSYQVGGSYVSQGLLGAPIPGPDGFEVGAVGDLKGNGQRYTIARTGEVRDGEIVTSTAIFESE from the coding sequence ATGTCGAGCACGACAGCGGTCCGTGGACGAGCCTTCACCCTCATCGAGGTCATGATCGTGGTCGCGATCGCCGGCGTGCTCGCCGCGCTGGCGATCTTCGGCGTGCGCAGCTATCTCGTCACGGCGAAGACGGCTGAAGCGAAGCAGACCGTCGGCGCCATCACCCGCACCGCGATCGCCCAGTACGAGCGCGAGCGCGACGTCTCGCAGATCCTGGCGGCCACGGGCGTCGCCTCGGCGAACACTCACCTCCTCTGCACCTCGGCGACGCCGGTCCCGCTCCTCTTCGCGTCCGTCGAGGGGAAGAAGTACCAGCCGGACGATGCGCCGGGCGCCGACTTCAACTCGGGCTCGACGCTCGCGGGCTGGCAGTGCCTCGGCTTCTCCATCAGCCAGCCCATCTACTTCCAGTACTCGTACCAGGTCGGCGGAAGCTACGTCAGCCAGGGCCTGCTTGGCGCTCCCATCCCCGGACCGGACGGCTTCGAGGTGGGCGCGGTCGGGGACCTGAAGGGCAACGGGCAGAGGTACACGATCGCCCGCACCGGGGAGGTGCGCGACGGCGAGATCGTGACCAGCACCGCGATCTTCGAATCCGAGTGA
- a CDS encoding PEGA domain-containing protein yields the protein MNWDDDEESTHVYDKQGNDYNHGRSSALPAAGSPSIPKAAAALVASSGGAASASRVRTPVPAPPPIPSAPPAPAMPPDLGLRALSRKDEPTEIRPRHVVQQGAGKAGVLLGGLALVAVLILAVVLLVPKKGALTIDLKTPGGSSVDRAEIFLDGQKRCDTVPCVVRDLEPGSKVVKILAPDFPPRDAVEIVEGGKEKVVVITLDAASAERSSTSASTTTGVKASGAPGVKVFIDGEEKGALPVEVSVPPGEHKIRFDGGERFEPLEQTVDVGQGQMKDLGAVALKVLKGQVTLELATSGASVKLVSAKGTEKKLPDSAWKKPPVKVDVAASERWKIVATKKGYNDFSQPISFEDGQAERTIRIALDEARKSEPAAASPAPAPAPEPAAPKSEAVAAAPKAEAPTEAPEPAAAAGGATLNINSIPVSKVVLDGRPLGSTPKVGVSVPAGSHTVMFIHPDLGKKSVTVTLKAGETKTAAVKFE from the coding sequence ATGAACTGGGACGACGACGAGGAGTCGACCCACGTCTACGACAAGCAGGGGAACGACTACAATCATGGGCGCTCGAGCGCGCTGCCGGCGGCGGGCTCACCGTCGATCCCGAAGGCGGCCGCGGCGCTGGTCGCGAGCTCTGGCGGCGCGGCGTCGGCCTCGCGGGTGCGCACCCCCGTCCCGGCGCCGCCGCCGATCCCGAGCGCCCCGCCCGCGCCGGCGATGCCGCCGGACCTCGGGCTCCGCGCGCTGTCGCGCAAGGACGAGCCGACGGAGATCCGCCCGCGCCACGTGGTGCAGCAGGGCGCCGGCAAGGCGGGCGTGCTCCTCGGCGGGCTCGCGCTGGTCGCCGTGCTCATCCTGGCGGTGGTCCTGCTGGTGCCGAAGAAGGGCGCCCTCACGATCGACCTGAAGACCCCGGGCGGCAGCTCCGTCGACCGGGCCGAGATCTTCCTCGACGGCCAGAAGCGCTGCGACACCGTGCCGTGCGTCGTGCGCGATCTCGAGCCCGGCTCGAAGGTGGTCAAGATCCTCGCCCCCGACTTCCCGCCGCGCGACGCCGTCGAGATCGTCGAGGGCGGCAAGGAGAAGGTCGTCGTGATCACGCTCGACGCGGCCAGCGCGGAGCGGTCGTCCACCAGCGCGTCCACCACGACCGGCGTGAAGGCGTCGGGCGCGCCCGGCGTGAAGGTCTTCATCGACGGCGAGGAGAAGGGCGCGCTGCCCGTCGAGGTCAGCGTCCCGCCGGGGGAGCACAAGATCCGCTTCGACGGCGGCGAGCGCTTCGAGCCCCTGGAGCAGACGGTGGACGTCGGCCAGGGTCAGATGAAGGACCTCGGCGCGGTCGCGCTCAAGGTGCTGAAGGGGCAGGTGACGCTGGAGCTCGCCACGTCGGGCGCCTCGGTCAAGCTGGTGAGCGCCAAGGGCACGGAGAAGAAGCTGCCCGATTCGGCCTGGAAGAAGCCGCCGGTCAAGGTGGATGTCGCCGCGTCCGAGCGCTGGAAGATCGTGGCGACGAAGAAGGGATACAACGACTTCTCTCAGCCGATCTCGTTCGAGGACGGGCAGGCCGAGAGGACGATCCGGATCGCGCTCGACGAGGCGCGCAAGTCCGAGCCGGCCGCCGCCTCGCCTGCGCCCGCGCCTGCGCCGGAGCCGGCTGCGCCGAAGTCGGAGGCCGTGGCCGCCGCGCCGAAGGCGGAAGCGCCGACGGAAGCGCCGGAGCCCGCGGCTGCTGCCGGCGGTGCGACGCTGAACATCAACTCGATCCCGGTCTCGAAGGTGGTCCTCGACGGGCGGCCGCTGGGGAGCACGCCCAAGGTGGGCGTCAGCGTCCCTGCGGGGTCGCACACGGTGATGTTCATCCATCCGGATCTCGGGAAGAAGTCGGTCACCGTCACGCTGAAGGCAGGCGAGACGAAGACCGCGGCCGTCAAGTTCGAATGA
- the gatC gene encoding Asp-tRNA(Asn)/Glu-tRNA(Gln) amidotransferase subunit GatC: protein MSNADSPPLRRDEALTIARLAHLDLSAEEIERLTGDLGNILSYVRQLEELDVSAVPPTAHVQIERLPLRADEEAPSLPREVALREAPRVEDDGFAVPAFVDEG from the coding sequence ATGTCGAACGCTGACTCGCCCCCTCTCCGCCGCGACGAGGCGCTGACGATAGCGCGCCTCGCCCACCTCGACCTCTCCGCCGAGGAGATCGAGCGCCTCACCGGTGATCTCGGCAACATCCTCAGCTACGTCCGGCAGCTCGAGGAGCTCGACGTCTCGGCGGTGCCGCCGACGGCGCACGTGCAGATCGAGCGGCTGCCGCTCCGCGCCGACGAGGAGGCGCCGAGCCTGCCGCGCGAGGTGGCCCTGCGGGAGGCGCCGCGGGTCGAGGACGACGGGTTCGCCGTTCCGGCGTTCGTGGACGAGGGGTGA